One Oncorhynchus kisutch isolate 150728-3 linkage group LG13, Okis_V2, whole genome shotgun sequence DNA window includes the following coding sequences:
- the LOC109902155 gene encoding thyroid hormone receptor-associated protein 3 isoform X6 produces MPKAMKSASKSRSHSRSRSSSRSRSRKHRYSSRSRTRSRSRSHSPSHNNRERNYPREYQNNNREFRGYHRGFRRPYYFRGRGRGYFPRGRFQRGGGGGYNNYRPNNWQNYRQHPQQQHPQQQQQQQQQQQQQQQPHSPRRGRSRTPKKRSGSPHSHSHSKYSDRSSSPRSRRSHHSSSSHSSSPTRRSGSGSATQNPKDVKEERSASKEVQKKGVGGGGHGEPVEITGGSAGPDGGASGDRPKANWQGVTDHSNSTSPKGSSPQVRSAVIIGQGAPASTLSSPSPKSTNANGPNSNGAPSWQIQTVGSSPSTKSPSQKSPTPVFSGFGFFSKDDNLAGDKAAISSVFKRFLEEHNHKKTQSSWENGREMKTNGGDVEWEKGNGMKASGGIVDREPDKGQNEKYKEDFDDEGNVSLNRFLKASPFFPCDGEEEELIPKPHPKVLRKEHDREDDESPKPKSKVTLSARELFEERFGKWEDLAYLQVAAKDDDLDAMAEEIYRSRKQEKAAAIAAALAKREAIAGMLRGFSPENVSKDRRKEKAASSLYPTPAPWRNSDREMFMVRGEDSPPRASEKRGAEFSVRMDSLRDDVASSSGVMVGERRLSRDLVHPTKKELEFRSFFQHIQATQLQRSPSELFAQHIVTIVHYIKAQHFPSNGITLNERFAMYQRRAAQKEMMKPRKSPEIHRIIDVSLSAFKKHSHLFEGMKSSGDGSYKDEGKKMKGDSMDLRLDIERRKKYSTRERDYKQDGGRDSGDSPEASMERSAEKSSKHHKKSKKNKKKQSRSRSSSSSAESHRGGDYPHKESELKDEGFNKARLGPRGDYGSPMERGRGRGGFQFRIRGRGWNRGNYQENNANGNPPNMGIPVHPKNEDWDPEYTPKSRKYYLVA; encoded by the exons ATGCCCAAGGCAATGAAGTCAGCCTCTAAGTCTCGGTCCCACTCCCGCTCCAGAAGCAGCTCACGATCCAGATCTCGGAAGCATCGCTACAG CTCTAGGTCCCGCACTCGCTCGCGCTCCAGATCTCATTCTCCATCCCACAATAACCGAGAGCGGAACTACCCAAGGGAGTACCAGAATAATAACCGCGAGTTCCGGGGCTACCACCGAGGCTTCCGGAGGCCCTACTACTTCAGAGGCCGAGGGCGTGGCTACTTCCCACGGGGACGCTTCCAGAGGGGTGGTGGAGGCGGCTATAACAACTACCGCCCCAATAACTGGCAGAACTACAGGCAGCACCCCCAACAGCAGCACCCccaacagcagcaacagcaacaacaacaacaacagcagcagcaacaaccccACAGCCCGAGACGGGGACGATCCCGTACCCCTAAAAAGCGGTCTGGTAGCCCTCATTCCCACAGCCACTCCAAGTACTCGGACCGCTCTTCCTCGCCCCGATCCCGGCGCTCCCACCACTCCTCTTCCTCacattcctcctctcccacaCGCAGGTCGGGCTCTGGGTCGGCTACGCAGAACCCTAAGGATGTCAAGGAGGAGCGTTCTGCCTCCAAGGAGGTCCAGAAGaaaggagtaggaggaggaggacatggTGAGCCTGTGGAGATCACAGGGGGGTCTGCAGGGCCTGATGGGGGCGCCAGTGGGGACAGGCCCAAGGCTAACTGGCAGGGCGTGACGGATCACAGCAACAGCACCAGCCCCAAGGGGTCAAGTCCTCAGGTGCGCTCAGCTGTTATCATTGGTCAGGGCGCTCCAGCTTCGACCCTGTCTAGTCCCTCTCCTAAAAGCACTAATGCTAATGGCCCCAATTCCAATGGTGCCCCCTCATGGCAGATACAGACGGTGGGCAGTTCACCTTCCACCAAAAGCCCTTCTCAGAAAAGCCCCACACCTGTGTTCTCTGGCTTTGGCTTCTTCTCTAAAGACGACAACCTGGCAGGAGATAAAGCAGCTATCTCCTCAGTGTTCAAAAG GTTCTTAGAAGAGCACAATCATAAGAAAACGCAGTCCAGTTGGGAGAATGGCAGAGAGATGAAAACCAATGGTGGGGATGTGGAGTGGGAGAAAGGGAATGGCATGAAGGCCTCTGGGGGCATCGTTGACAGAGAGCCCGACAAAGGGCAGAATGAGAAGTACAAGGAAGACTTTGACGATGAGGGGAATGTGTCGTTGAACCGCTTCTTGAAAGCCTCCCCTTTCTTTCCCTGCGATGGCGAGGAAGAGGAGTTGATACCCAAGCCCCATCCCAAGGTGCTCCGCAAAGAGCATGACCGGGAGGACGATGAGTCGCCCAAGCCAAAGAGCAAAGTCACCCTCTCTGCCCGCGAGCTATTTGAGGAGCGCTTCGGCAAGTGGGAGGACCTGGCCTACTTGCAGGTGGCTGCCAAAGATGATGATCTTGATGCCATGGCGGAGGAGATTTACCGCAGCCGGAAGCAGGAGAAGGCTGCGGCCATAGCTGCAGCCCTGGCCAAGAGAGAGGCCATAGCGGGCATGCTCAGAGGCTTCTCTCCGGAGAACGTCAGCAAAGACAGGAGGAAGGAGAAAGCTGCCTCCAGCCTGTACCCCACACCCGCACCATGGAGGAACTCTGACCGAGAGATGTTCATGGTCAGGGGGGAGGACTCTCCCCCAAGGGCCTCTGAGAAAAGAGGAGCAGAGTTCAGTGTCAGAATGGATTCTCTCAGAGATGACGTGGCAAG CTCCTCTGGTGTTATGGTTGGTGAGCGACGATTATCACGGGATCTTGTGCATCCTACTAAAAAGGAGCTGGAGTTTCGCTCTTTCTTCCAGCACATTCAGGCCACACAGTTACAAAGGAGTCCTTCAGAGCTGTTTGCACAGCACATTGTCACCATTGTCCACTACATAAAAG CACAGCACTTTCCATCCAACGGAATTACTCTAAATGAGCGATTTGCCATGTACCAAAGAAGAGCTGCTCAAAAGGAAATGATGAAGCCAAGAAAGAGCCCAGAGATACACAG GATAATTGATGTTTCTCTCAGTGCTTTTAAGAAACACTCTCACCTGTTTGAGGGGATGAAAAGCTCCGGGGATGGCAGTTACAAG GACGAAGGTAAAAAAATGAAGGGTGACTCAATGGACCTTCGTCTGGATATTGAGCGCCGTAAAAAATATTCTACCCGGGAGAGAGATTATAAACAGGACGGGGGGAGAGATTCAGGAGACTCCCCAGAGGCTAGCATGGAGAGGTCCGCTGAGAAATCCTCCAAGCACCACAAGAAGTCCAA gaaaaacaagaagaagcaatCTCGCTCTcgctcctcctcttcatctgccGAATCTCACAGGGGAGGAGACTATCCCCACAAGGAGTCTGAGCTCAAAGACGAGGGCTTTAACAAGGCCAGGCTGGGGCCTCGGGGGGACTATGGCAGCCCTATGGAGAGGGGACGAGGACGCGGAGGCTTT CAATTTAGAATAAGAGGAAGGGGCTGGAACAGGGGAAATTACCAGGAAAACAATGCCAACGGTAATCCCCCTAACATGGGCATACCAGTTCACCCCAAGAATGAGGACTGGGACCCGGAGTACACCCCCAAGAGCCGAAAATACTACTTGGTAG CATGA
- the LOC109902155 gene encoding thyroid hormone receptor-associated protein 3 isoform X2: MPKAMKSASKSRSHSRSRSSSRSRSRKHRYSSRSRTRSRSRSHSPSHNNRERNYPREYQNNNREFRGYHRGFRRPYYFRGRGRGYFPRGRFQRGGGGGYNNYRPNNWQNYRQHPQQQHPQQQQQQQQQQQQQQQPHSPRRGRSRTPKKRSGSPHSHSHSKYSDRSSSPRSRRSHHSSSSHSSSPTRRSGSGSATQNPKDVKEERSASKEVQKKGVGGGGHGEPVEITGGSAGPDGGASGDRPKANWQGVTDHSNSTSPKGSSPQVRSAVIIGQGAPASTLSSPSPKSTNANGPNSNGAPSWQIQTVGSSPSTKSPSQKSPTPVFSGFGFFSKDDNLAGDKAAISSVFKRFLEEHNHKKTQSSWENGREMKTNGGDVEWEKGNGMKASGGIVDREPDKGQNEKYKEDFDDEGNVSLNRFLKASPFFPCDGEEEELIPKPHPKVLRKEHDREDDESPKPKSKVTLSARELFEERFGKWEDLAYLQVAAKDDDLDAMAEEIYRSRKQEKAAAIAAALAKREAIAGMLRGFSPENVSKDRRKEKAASSLYPTPAPWRNSDREMFMVRGEDSPPRASEKRGAEFSVRMDSLRDDVASSSGVMVGERRLSRDLVHPTKKELEFRSFFQHIQATQLQRSPSELFAQHIVTIVHYIKAQHFPSNGITLNERFAMYQRRAAQKEMMKPRKSPEIHRIIDVSLSAFKKHSHLFEGMKSSGDGSYKDEGKKMKGDSMDLRLDIERRKKYSTRERDYKQDGGRDSGDSPEASMERSAEKSSKHHKKSKKNKKKQSRSRSSSSSAESHRGGDYPHKESELKDEGFNKARLGPRGDYGSPMERGRGRGGFQFRIRGRGWNRGNYQENNANGNPPNMGIPVHPKNEDWDPEYTPKSRKYYLHDDREGERKWVDNRGRGNFLRGSRGRFIIRKASVGTPNNHTNNNNSSPKWTHDKFQVNRGEEEGEPQEEETEQDHKDQEKSEDMENTEQ, translated from the exons ATGCCCAAGGCAATGAAGTCAGCCTCTAAGTCTCGGTCCCACTCCCGCTCCAGAAGCAGCTCACGATCCAGATCTCGGAAGCATCGCTACAG CTCTAGGTCCCGCACTCGCTCGCGCTCCAGATCTCATTCTCCATCCCACAATAACCGAGAGCGGAACTACCCAAGGGAGTACCAGAATAATAACCGCGAGTTCCGGGGCTACCACCGAGGCTTCCGGAGGCCCTACTACTTCAGAGGCCGAGGGCGTGGCTACTTCCCACGGGGACGCTTCCAGAGGGGTGGTGGAGGCGGCTATAACAACTACCGCCCCAATAACTGGCAGAACTACAGGCAGCACCCCCAACAGCAGCACCCccaacagcagcaacagcaacaacaacaacaacagcagcagcaacaaccccACAGCCCGAGACGGGGACGATCCCGTACCCCTAAAAAGCGGTCTGGTAGCCCTCATTCCCACAGCCACTCCAAGTACTCGGACCGCTCTTCCTCGCCCCGATCCCGGCGCTCCCACCACTCCTCTTCCTCacattcctcctctcccacaCGCAGGTCGGGCTCTGGGTCGGCTACGCAGAACCCTAAGGATGTCAAGGAGGAGCGTTCTGCCTCCAAGGAGGTCCAGAAGaaaggagtaggaggaggaggacatggTGAGCCTGTGGAGATCACAGGGGGGTCTGCAGGGCCTGATGGGGGCGCCAGTGGGGACAGGCCCAAGGCTAACTGGCAGGGCGTGACGGATCACAGCAACAGCACCAGCCCCAAGGGGTCAAGTCCTCAGGTGCGCTCAGCTGTTATCATTGGTCAGGGCGCTCCAGCTTCGACCCTGTCTAGTCCCTCTCCTAAAAGCACTAATGCTAATGGCCCCAATTCCAATGGTGCCCCCTCATGGCAGATACAGACGGTGGGCAGTTCACCTTCCACCAAAAGCCCTTCTCAGAAAAGCCCCACACCTGTGTTCTCTGGCTTTGGCTTCTTCTCTAAAGACGACAACCTGGCAGGAGATAAAGCAGCTATCTCCTCAGTGTTCAAAAG GTTCTTAGAAGAGCACAATCATAAGAAAACGCAGTCCAGTTGGGAGAATGGCAGAGAGATGAAAACCAATGGTGGGGATGTGGAGTGGGAGAAAGGGAATGGCATGAAGGCCTCTGGGGGCATCGTTGACAGAGAGCCCGACAAAGGGCAGAATGAGAAGTACAAGGAAGACTTTGACGATGAGGGGAATGTGTCGTTGAACCGCTTCTTGAAAGCCTCCCCTTTCTTTCCCTGCGATGGCGAGGAAGAGGAGTTGATACCCAAGCCCCATCCCAAGGTGCTCCGCAAAGAGCATGACCGGGAGGACGATGAGTCGCCCAAGCCAAAGAGCAAAGTCACCCTCTCTGCCCGCGAGCTATTTGAGGAGCGCTTCGGCAAGTGGGAGGACCTGGCCTACTTGCAGGTGGCTGCCAAAGATGATGATCTTGATGCCATGGCGGAGGAGATTTACCGCAGCCGGAAGCAGGAGAAGGCTGCGGCCATAGCTGCAGCCCTGGCCAAGAGAGAGGCCATAGCGGGCATGCTCAGAGGCTTCTCTCCGGAGAACGTCAGCAAAGACAGGAGGAAGGAGAAAGCTGCCTCCAGCCTGTACCCCACACCCGCACCATGGAGGAACTCTGACCGAGAGATGTTCATGGTCAGGGGGGAGGACTCTCCCCCAAGGGCCTCTGAGAAAAGAGGAGCAGAGTTCAGTGTCAGAATGGATTCTCTCAGAGATGACGTGGCAAG CTCCTCTGGTGTTATGGTTGGTGAGCGACGATTATCACGGGATCTTGTGCATCCTACTAAAAAGGAGCTGGAGTTTCGCTCTTTCTTCCAGCACATTCAGGCCACACAGTTACAAAGGAGTCCTTCAGAGCTGTTTGCACAGCACATTGTCACCATTGTCCACTACATAAAAG CACAGCACTTTCCATCCAACGGAATTACTCTAAATGAGCGATTTGCCATGTACCAAAGAAGAGCTGCTCAAAAGGAAATGATGAAGCCAAGAAAGAGCCCAGAGATACACAG GATAATTGATGTTTCTCTCAGTGCTTTTAAGAAACACTCTCACCTGTTTGAGGGGATGAAAAGCTCCGGGGATGGCAGTTACAAG GACGAAGGTAAAAAAATGAAGGGTGACTCAATGGACCTTCGTCTGGATATTGAGCGCCGTAAAAAATATTCTACCCGGGAGAGAGATTATAAACAGGACGGGGGGAGAGATTCAGGAGACTCCCCAGAGGCTAGCATGGAGAGGTCCGCTGAGAAATCCTCCAAGCACCACAAGAAGTCCAA gaaaaacaagaagaagcaatCTCGCTCTcgctcctcctcttcatctgccGAATCTCACAGGGGAGGAGACTATCCCCACAAGGAGTCTGAGCTCAAAGACGAGGGCTTTAACAAGGCCAGGCTGGGGCCTCGGGGGGACTATGGCAGCCCTATGGAGAGGGGACGAGGACGCGGAGGCTTT CAATTTAGAATAAGAGGAAGGGGCTGGAACAGGGGAAATTACCAGGAAAACAATGCCAACGGTAATCCCCCTAACATGGGCATACCAGTTCACCCCAAGAATGAGGACTGGGACCCGGAGTACACCCCCAAGAGCCGAAAATACTACTTG CATGATGACAGGGAGGGCGAGAGGAAGTGGGTGGACAACCGAGGACGGGGGAACTTCCTGCGTGGCAGCAGGGGCCGTTTCATTATCCGGAAGGCCAGCGTTGGCACACCCAACAaccacaccaacaacaacaacagcagcccCAAGTGGACACATGACAAGTTCCAGGTCaacaggggggaggaggagggcgaGCCCCAGGAGGAGGAAACGGAGCAggaccacaaagaccaggagaaGTCTGAAGACATGGAAAACACTGAGCAGTGA
- the LOC109902155 gene encoding thyroid hormone receptor-associated protein 3 isoform X5: MPKAMKSASKSRSHSRSRSSSRSRSRKHRYSSRSRTRSRSRSHSPSHNNRERNYPREYQNNNREFRGYHRGFRRPYYFRGRGRGYFPRGRFQRGGGGGYNNYRPNNWQNYRQHPQQQHPQQQQQQQQQQQQQQQPHSPRRGRSRTPKKRSGSPHSHSHSKYSDRSSSPRSRRSHHSSSSHSSSPTRRSGSGSATQNPKDVKEERSASKEVQKKGVGGGGHGEPVEITGGSAGPDGGASGDRPKANWQGVTDHSNSTSPKGSSPQVRSAVIIGQGAPASTLSSPSPKSTNANGPNSNGAPSWQIQTVGSSPSTKSPSQKSPTPVFSGFGFFSKDDNLAGDKAAISSVFKRFLEEHNHKKTQSSWENGREMKTNGGDVEWEKGNGMKASGGIVDREPDKGQNEKYKEDFDDEGNVSLNRFLKASPFFPCDGEEEELIPKPHPKVLRKEHDREDDESPKPKSKVTLSARELFEERFGKWEDLAYLQVAAKDDDLDAMAEEIYRSRKQEKAAAIAAALAKREAIAGMLRGFSPENVSKDRRKEKAASSLYPTPAPWRNSDREMFMVRGEDSPPRASEKRGAEFSVRMDSLRDDVASSSGVMVGERRLSRDLVHPTKKELEFRSFFQHIQATQLQRSPSELFAQHIVTIVHYIKAQHFPSNGITLNERFAMYQRRAAQKEMMKPRKSPEIHRIIDVSLSAFKKHSHLFEGMKSSGDGSYKDEGKKMKGDSMDLRLDIERRKKYSTRERDYKQDGGRDSGDSPEASMERSAEKSSKHHKKSNSSSRKNKKKQSRSRSSSSSAESHRGGDYPHKESELKDEGFNKARLGPRGDYGSPMERGRGRGGFQFRIRGRGWNRGNYQENNANGNPPNMGIPVHPKNEDWDPEYTPKSRKYYLVA, from the exons ATGCCCAAGGCAATGAAGTCAGCCTCTAAGTCTCGGTCCCACTCCCGCTCCAGAAGCAGCTCACGATCCAGATCTCGGAAGCATCGCTACAG CTCTAGGTCCCGCACTCGCTCGCGCTCCAGATCTCATTCTCCATCCCACAATAACCGAGAGCGGAACTACCCAAGGGAGTACCAGAATAATAACCGCGAGTTCCGGGGCTACCACCGAGGCTTCCGGAGGCCCTACTACTTCAGAGGCCGAGGGCGTGGCTACTTCCCACGGGGACGCTTCCAGAGGGGTGGTGGAGGCGGCTATAACAACTACCGCCCCAATAACTGGCAGAACTACAGGCAGCACCCCCAACAGCAGCACCCccaacagcagcaacagcaacaacaacaacaacagcagcagcaacaaccccACAGCCCGAGACGGGGACGATCCCGTACCCCTAAAAAGCGGTCTGGTAGCCCTCATTCCCACAGCCACTCCAAGTACTCGGACCGCTCTTCCTCGCCCCGATCCCGGCGCTCCCACCACTCCTCTTCCTCacattcctcctctcccacaCGCAGGTCGGGCTCTGGGTCGGCTACGCAGAACCCTAAGGATGTCAAGGAGGAGCGTTCTGCCTCCAAGGAGGTCCAGAAGaaaggagtaggaggaggaggacatggTGAGCCTGTGGAGATCACAGGGGGGTCTGCAGGGCCTGATGGGGGCGCCAGTGGGGACAGGCCCAAGGCTAACTGGCAGGGCGTGACGGATCACAGCAACAGCACCAGCCCCAAGGGGTCAAGTCCTCAGGTGCGCTCAGCTGTTATCATTGGTCAGGGCGCTCCAGCTTCGACCCTGTCTAGTCCCTCTCCTAAAAGCACTAATGCTAATGGCCCCAATTCCAATGGTGCCCCCTCATGGCAGATACAGACGGTGGGCAGTTCACCTTCCACCAAAAGCCCTTCTCAGAAAAGCCCCACACCTGTGTTCTCTGGCTTTGGCTTCTTCTCTAAAGACGACAACCTGGCAGGAGATAAAGCAGCTATCTCCTCAGTGTTCAAAAG GTTCTTAGAAGAGCACAATCATAAGAAAACGCAGTCCAGTTGGGAGAATGGCAGAGAGATGAAAACCAATGGTGGGGATGTGGAGTGGGAGAAAGGGAATGGCATGAAGGCCTCTGGGGGCATCGTTGACAGAGAGCCCGACAAAGGGCAGAATGAGAAGTACAAGGAAGACTTTGACGATGAGGGGAATGTGTCGTTGAACCGCTTCTTGAAAGCCTCCCCTTTCTTTCCCTGCGATGGCGAGGAAGAGGAGTTGATACCCAAGCCCCATCCCAAGGTGCTCCGCAAAGAGCATGACCGGGAGGACGATGAGTCGCCCAAGCCAAAGAGCAAAGTCACCCTCTCTGCCCGCGAGCTATTTGAGGAGCGCTTCGGCAAGTGGGAGGACCTGGCCTACTTGCAGGTGGCTGCCAAAGATGATGATCTTGATGCCATGGCGGAGGAGATTTACCGCAGCCGGAAGCAGGAGAAGGCTGCGGCCATAGCTGCAGCCCTGGCCAAGAGAGAGGCCATAGCGGGCATGCTCAGAGGCTTCTCTCCGGAGAACGTCAGCAAAGACAGGAGGAAGGAGAAAGCTGCCTCCAGCCTGTACCCCACACCCGCACCATGGAGGAACTCTGACCGAGAGATGTTCATGGTCAGGGGGGAGGACTCTCCCCCAAGGGCCTCTGAGAAAAGAGGAGCAGAGTTCAGTGTCAGAATGGATTCTCTCAGAGATGACGTGGCAAG CTCCTCTGGTGTTATGGTTGGTGAGCGACGATTATCACGGGATCTTGTGCATCCTACTAAAAAGGAGCTGGAGTTTCGCTCTTTCTTCCAGCACATTCAGGCCACACAGTTACAAAGGAGTCCTTCAGAGCTGTTTGCACAGCACATTGTCACCATTGTCCACTACATAAAAG CACAGCACTTTCCATCCAACGGAATTACTCTAAATGAGCGATTTGCCATGTACCAAAGAAGAGCTGCTCAAAAGGAAATGATGAAGCCAAGAAAGAGCCCAGAGATACACAG GATAATTGATGTTTCTCTCAGTGCTTTTAAGAAACACTCTCACCTGTTTGAGGGGATGAAAAGCTCCGGGGATGGCAGTTACAAG GACGAAGGTAAAAAAATGAAGGGTGACTCAATGGACCTTCGTCTGGATATTGAGCGCCGTAAAAAATATTCTACCCGGGAGAGAGATTATAAACAGGACGGGGGGAGAGATTCAGGAGACTCCCCAGAGGCTAGCATGGAGAGGTCCGCTGAGAAATCCTCCAAGCACCACAAGAAGTCCAA CTCTTCCTCCaggaaaaacaagaagaagcaatCTCGCTCTcgctcctcctcttcatctgccGAATCTCACAGGGGAGGAGACTATCCCCACAAGGAGTCTGAGCTCAAAGACGAGGGCTTTAACAAGGCCAGGCTGGGGCCTCGGGGGGACTATGGCAGCCCTATGGAGAGGGGACGAGGACGCGGAGGCTTT CAATTTAGAATAAGAGGAAGGGGCTGGAACAGGGGAAATTACCAGGAAAACAATGCCAACGGTAATCCCCCTAACATGGGCATACCAGTTCACCCCAAGAATGAGGACTGGGACCCGGAGTACACCCCCAAGAGCCGAAAATACTACTTGGTAG CATGA